In one window of Henckelia pumila isolate YLH828 chromosome 1, ASM3356847v2, whole genome shotgun sequence DNA:
- the LOC140875779 gene encoding uncharacterized protein, which yields MLRAENLYAKLSKCEFWLRKVIFLGHVISGDGISVDPSKVEAVIGWTRPTYVPVIRSFMGLAGYYRRLIKDFSSIEKPITQLNQKNAPHIWTEAYLLKDFDCEIKYYPEKSNAAVDALSRKMKADVTEYVSHCLNCQQMKSERNKPGGLLQSLSIFEWKWDHISMDFLTKLPGSSQGCYAIWVIIDRLKKSACFIPYRMTYQHDKMAEIYVREVGDRVFLKISPYRGTVKFEKRGKLSSRFIGPYEIIEKMGDLAYRLALPPALSGIHDVFHVSMARKYQQDSYHVIQPIQIPNHKEKKLRNKTIQLVKVQWSRHGNEEATWETKDDIRQRFPDLFH from the exons ATGTTGAGAGCAGAAAATTTGTATGCCAAACTatcaaagtgtgaattctggttgagAAAAGTGATATTTCTTGGGCATGTTATATCTGGAGatgggatatctgttgatccaagcaaggtcgAAGCAGTGATTGGATGGACTAGACCGACATATGTACCAGTGATacgtagttttatgggtttagcaggttattatcgcagGTTGATTAAAGATTTCTCTAGCATTGAGAAACCTATTACCCAGCTTaatcagaagaatgcaccacaTATCTGGACTGAAGCTT ATTTActaaaggattttgattgtgaaatcaaatattatccagaaaAGTCGAATGCTGCTGTAGATGCCCTCAGTcggaag ATGAAAGCTGATGTCACTGAATATGTATCTCAttgtctgaattgccaacagaTGAAATCTGAGAGGAATAAGCCGGGTGGCTTATTGCAGAGTTTATCTATttttgaatggaaatgggatcacatttccatggattttttaacaaaattgcCAGGTTCATCCCAAGGTTGTtatgcgatttgggtgattatcgataggTTGAAAAAATcagcttgtttcattccatacaggatgacaTATCAACATGATAAGATGGCAGAAATCTATgttagagaagtg ggagatagagtgttcttgaagatttcaccttatAGGGGCACTGTCAAATTTGAAAAAAGAGGAAAATTGTCttcgagattcattggtccatatgagattattGAGAAGAtgggcgatcttgcttatcgacttgcATTGCCTCCAGcgttatctggtattcacgacgtatttcaTGTTTCTATGGCGAGGAAGTATcaacaagattcatatcatgttATCCAA cctattcagattcctAATCACAAGGAAAAGaaactcagaaacaagactattCAGTTAGTCAAAGTTCAATGGAGTCGACATGGAAATGAAgaggcaacttgggagacaaaaGACGACATTAGACAGAGATTCCCTgatctatttcactga